The Vibrio tritonius genomic sequence TTCCGATTCCGGTATCGGATTGGCTAATGGATCGGCCCAAAAAGCCTCTAGCTCTGCCCAAGCATCCCCTAACTCATCATAAGGAACACCGTCATAAACGCCAAAATCTAGCTCACGCCAGCTCTGATCAACCTGAATATCGAACTGCTCCCGACACAGGCGATCAGCCACATCAAAGCAGCGACGCAGAGGTGAACTCACAATCTTTTTCACCGGACCTGCTTTGATACAAGCCGCCATTTCATCTTGAATATCATCATTCACCAACACATCCGTTGCACCATTTAGCGCGTTGGGTTGTACGGTTTTACCGTGGCGAATCAGATAAAAGTTTAACTTAGTCATGGGGAAACTCCTCGACCGGCCCACCCTTCATTGCCAAAGGTAAACCAGCAGCCATAAAAGTCACGGTATCGGCAACCTTGGCAATCGCCTGATTCATCCAACCCGCATGGTCGACATACAAACGAGTTACTTCACCAAGCGGCACAATGCCTAAACCAACTTCATTGGAGACACAATAGTAAGTCGCAGGACTGCGCGAAAGAGCCAGCACGAGTTGCTTAACTTGCGCATCTATCATCTCAGCCGTTGCGGTATCACCATTGTTGTAGATGATGTTGTTCATCCATAGGGTAAAACAATCAATGAGTACCACATCCTGCACAGAAAACTTTTCAATCAGCGAGACAAGTTCCGTTGGCTCTTCATGATT encodes the following:
- a CDS encoding histidine phosphatase family protein, giving the protein MTKLNFYLIRHGKTVQPNALNGATDVLVNDDIQDEMAACIKAGPVKKIVSSPLRRCFDVADRLCREQFDIQVDQSWRELDFGVYDGVPYDELGDAWAELEAFWADPLANPIPESEPLDQGYYRAVAAWKHLVEQAQEDTIVITHGGMIRFVLAHLLNVDWKDPKWYSVLNITNQSVTHVQLLRYEGKAFFSVQGVGLPLTTTTFD
- the cobU gene encoding bifunctional adenosylcobinamide kinase/adenosylcobinamide-phosphate guanylyltransferase yields the protein MTVHFLLGGARSGKSSYAEQLALACKAQSQSKQLHYIATAVAFDDEMRRRIELHQERRGTQWHNHEEPTELVSLIEKFSVQDVVLIDCFTLWMNNIIYNNGDTATAEMIDAQVKQLVLALSRSPATYYCVSNEVGLGIVPLGEVTRLYVDHAGWMNQAIAKVADTVTFMAAGLPLAMKGGPVEEFPHD